The sequence AGTCGATATTTGACTTGGCAAAAAATCTCAATCTCTCGACAGTTGCCGAGGGAATAGAGTCAAGAAGCGATGCAGATTTTATTCAGGCACTGGGCTGTGATGCTGGGCAGGGATATTACTTTGGTAAGCCGATGAATGGCGACGATTTGCTTCCTTGGCTTGCGCAGCCAAGGAAGCATGTGTGGGGCGAAAATAATGCGCGTCTGTGAATTTAAATTTTTATCATATAGCACTTCAAAGGGAGCATAAAATGACATTAGAAAATAATCAAAATAATCAAAATAATGAAAATATCGAGAAAACTCAAGGATATGATCAGAGTCGGTTGCTTGACGAACTGCTTCATCGTAAAGCGTTAAAAAACGATGCAGCATTATGTCGGCTATTGAAACTTGCACCTCCTTTAATCAGTAAGGTTCGCCATGGCAAGATTAGGATTAGTGGCGATGTGATGATTCGGATTCATGAGACGTTTGGCATTGCTTTTTTAGAAATGCGTGAACTGTTAGGGAATGATGAAACTAATGAAGACTATGTTGTGAGTCTTGGTTTAACGTTGTAAGGGTGACTGTCAGGATGGGTTGGATGCTTTGGTGTGTTTTGATCGTTTGTATTGGTTAAATATTCGCGATTTTTTCACGCTGATTGAGTCTTGGAAAAGGTGACATCTTTAATCTGAAATTAATCGCTTTTACAAAGCGTTTTTTGCAAATTGAATTGGTTGGTATGAGGTTTCCCGAGTTTCTTATTGCATATTAGATTATGCGAAACATGCATTGTGTATGTCTCCGTCAAGAAGAGTGAATGGCGATAAAAATAGAGATTAAAAACATCTCTTTTAGAAACGAACCAATTATTGGGAAATTTATTTAATTTGGTTAAAATAAGACTTTAGAGAATATAAGAAGATAAATGCCTTATTCTGAAATATGTACAACACAGAAGGTCGCTCAAATACTTGGAATTTCGGTTACGTCGGTTCAACAATTAGTTGAGGCTGGAGTAATTGAAGCTTGGAAAACCGGGGGAGGGCACCGTCGTATTCCTATGGCTGCCGTCCAAGCTTATAAAGCATCGTTGACGACGGCGTTAAAGGTTAATGCGAGCGAGGCATCGTCCGGTAAAAAGGCATCAATCCTGGTAGTTGAGGATAATGCGCTCCAGCGTGGAATCTATGAAAAACAGATTTCATCCTGGAACCTGTCGGCCGACCTGAGATTTTGTGAGAATGGCTATCAGGCTCTGGTTGAGATAGCAACACACAGGCCGAGTATTTTGCTGGCAGATATCGTGATGGATGGGATCGATGGTTACGAAGTTATCAATACCATATTACGATATCCGGAATTGGCACACATGAACATTGCAATCCTTTCAAGCCTCACGCCTGAGGAGCTTAACTTGCGTGGTGGTGTTCCGGAAGGCGTTGTTTTTTTTAGTAAACCAATGAACTACGACGAATTACGTGGCTACTTACGTGCATGCTGCGCCCAAAACGTCGTCAGAAGCGTGACCAATTAGGAGTATAGGATTCTTTTCGTACGAAGAATGATCGCTCAGGTGTGTATTTTTGATACCAATTGCTGATGATTCGCAAAGAATCCATGGTACTTTGTACTTCGGTTGCAGTTAATTAATGCTTTAATTGTCATTCAAATAATTGCAGAACAGTTCGCACTGGCAGTGAAATATACAAGGCTGGTGCCATTAATGATGCGTGAAATATTTGTGGTGAAAGCGATTGTGGTCGAATTTACCTAAATACAACGATAAGAGCAATATTTTTCAACGTCCTGCTTCAACGTCCTGCTTAACACCGGGGTATTAGCGTTTTCTGGATAAATAGTTAGTGCACAACGTACCATGAAGCGGCATAACCCATACCTGTATATCGATCCAAGCGTGCTGTTCAACGCAACCGGCGAAGATATTGATTCGTTTCGTGCGCTGTCTCATACGTTTATTGTGATCGCGACACCGATGTTTGAACGTTTGAAAGCGGCGATTTTAGTCGGTGAGTTTAAGGCGATGTCGCATGAAATTCATTCACTTAAAGGTACAACATCGCTGGTTGGCGCGGTGGAACTGACGTCCAAACTGGTG is a genomic window of Glaciimonas sp. CA11.2 containing:
- a CDS encoding response regulator, which translates into the protein MPYSEICTTQKVAQILGISVTSVQQLVEAGVIEAWKTGGGHRRIPMAAVQAYKASLTTALKVNASEASSGKKASILVVEDNALQRGIYEKQISSWNLSADLRFCENGYQALVEIATHRPSILLADIVMDGIDGYEVINTILRYPELAHMNIAILSSLTPEELNLRGGVPEGVVFFSKPMNYDELRGYLRACCAQNVVRSVTN
- a CDS encoding Hpt domain-containing protein, with the protein product MKRHNPYLYIDPSVLFNATGEDIDSFRALSHTFIVIATPMFERLKAAILVGEFKAMSHEIHSLKGTTSLVGAVELTSKLVELESLLLGDQTCRLDHHLPELWRLFSLVMQDVRDSIVHFRGYPECGEN